From the Pocillopora verrucosa isolate sample1 chromosome 11, ASM3666991v2, whole genome shotgun sequence genome, the window CGTGGCTGAACTGGTCTAAAACCTAGTTGCAATAACaatgtcattgaaaaaaaaaaacaaaaacaaaagcaaagaaaaaagccAAATAGCAATTTATTAGCATTTAAAAACTACCCTCTGGTTATATGTCCGGCAGCCCATCAATTGTCAAGGAATTTAGACTAAATCAGGCGTTATCAGATGTTGTTTATACAAAATTTTAAGCATTCCAAACAATGAAGAATGTTATTTGCTGATGCGGTATGCTTATGCTATATGCTAAATAATTcgaatttggctttttttttgcttttttccatGACAACGTTGCTGCAATCAGATGTATACAGGAGCCCATTGCTCGTAGGATCCTGGTGTATATTTATAATAGCTTGAGTATCTGTACAATGACAACAATTACTTGTTTGATACCTGAAATGACTGCTCCACCTCCATGAAATTACTAAGAAAACAGTCCATGTATCTCGATGGTGTTCGGAATCTTATAGTTTTGGTATTTTATCGTGTTTTGTATGAATTCAGTCACATTtgtgtgtgatttttttaatggaatTCTTTAAATAAGCCGGATAAGCTCACAGCATTGTATTAGAAATAGATTTTTGATTTATAATTtgctaaaattttcattaaaatgacAAATAGAATTTTAACCTTAGTGCAAGCCAGCTAATTCCTTCTCCTTGAAATAGGGAATGACAGAACTACCGGATTACAACAAAATCGTTTTTCCTGAAATGCCGCCAATACCTCTAGAGAATATTGTTCCTGATGCTTCACCAGAGGTGCGTGTATCATGAACATCCCGTGCGTGTGCCGCGCATGTGGTGCGTGTGTTCCGTAGATATTTTCATACGTACCCGGTGCGTGTGCCGTGTGTAAAATTACACTAGTAACAGTTATCTTCTCATTTAAATATCGCTGGGGTCTTTTTGTGCCGTGATAAGCATTTAATTTGCCGCTTCCGTGCTCAAACTTGAAGCTTCATTGAAAGGATGATTCTTGGAAGCCGTGCACAGGTTGgtaacttatttttatttttcttcaggcGATAGATTTGCTGAAACGCTTCTTGGTGTACCACTCTAAAGAGAGAATTTCCGCAAAAGAGGTCAGTGGAAGTGTTTAGTTGATCTTTGCGAAATCTTTCAAATCTGAAGACTTAGCTTTAAAAGTCATCCACAAccatgataaagtaatttgatttttccaACAGAGTCGTTAAttcaaattggccaccgttaagagtttctaaaaccTATATTTCCAGCGTGGGCGTATCGTCCGATCCATTcgaggaattgtgggttgtttgTGGTTTTTATACAGGAAGATGGAGCCACGCTATTGGTTGGAACATGGTAACGTGAAAAAACCCAGGAGGAAATACATTCTTATTTAttatcagctttagaaactccaAACGGTGGCAAATTGACGTCATCAACTAACTTAATTAAACCAAACTATCTTGTAATActccccaccgacgcagcaccacggtttctttaggAACTGAACCCTTTATTCATAATTATGATAGCTGCAATAAAGCCTCTCCAACTCATTCACAAGTTCATGAAGGTTTAAAGGAATATCTGATGCCAGTTAGTACAGATTGAAGTTTTCTACTTGTCAAGTATCACTCCAGTGCATCGTTTCATTTCATTCCAGGCTTTATTACATCCTTATTTTTTCACGGAGCCTCTTCCAGCTCACCATTCTGAACTACCGATCCCAGCACGCAATGCGCGGAAGACATCAGGACGAGGCCCATTACGTCATACTTTTGACATTGATGTTCCTCTGGAGAAATCTCTTGTTAATCCTGCGTCCCTTGTACATAATGTTGTAGGCATGCCCGATTTTCACACTTGagatcttttaaattttatccaAAAGAATTGACTTTTTATGGAGCAAGAAAAAGCTAAtggagtaattttcaattaaaagtcGGAAGTAATCCTgaattgctttgattttgctttacttcgcctTATGATTGGTCCGGAGCAGTCGTGCCAATTTCTCAGTCAATCAAATTCAAAGCTAAGGAAAGCCAGTAAGGTCGGTTGACTTCAAAAAATGTTAAGTCGGATTTTCCGTTCCTTTCCGATCGAGTTAGACCTTTTagagctcaaaatgaaaagaaacaatgcTATAGAAAACTCTTCTTGGAAAAGAATGGATAAAAAGTCTTACAAGCGACAGAATGAGCTTTCGAGTCAACGACACTTCGATTCACCGAAGTGATACGAATTATTGCCATTGGTGAAAACTGAACTTTCGAACTTTAAGCCCAGTGGCAATTTGACGATTCCAAAGCCTGTTAGATATTATGTGTAAATGATGATATGTCAGGAAAGTATTTTTTAAGAGAAGATTTTGTCGAAGCTTACAAATGTCAGAATTTCCAACATAACGTTACCAAATTTTCTGGTTGTGAAGTCAAGTAAATAACGATCGGCTAGGCGTGGTGAATTCTACAGCGTGGGTTTCTTACACTGAAGAAGTTCGTgcgtttttcgttttcaacGGCAAATAAAGAACTGTTTTGAGTAAAGCTTTTGTCTCGAAACATTTCTTGGTTATTTTCTTCTTGCTAATTATTCGTAATAAAATGAGATCACTTCCTACTCTGGAAATATTTGCACGTTTACTTTGAAATCCTATGCGCTAGTGTGGAAGAggtattttattaaaatttactgcGCATTATGTTACATTAGGGACTTTTTAAGACTTACCGGCGGCAAAATTGAAATGAATCAGCGAAGCGAGTACCCCacaatcgagaaaaaaaaattttttataccACACAATCGTCAGAGagctgcatttttttcttagtttcactCAGTATAACAACTCGCCTCTTCTACGTAATGTTAGTATGAGAGACAGCCCTTCGCCTATTTATGGACTTAATTTTTTGAACGGGAAAAATCTTTTGCTATTTTCCACATGTTTATTTTAACGTAAAGTGGAAGTCTTATCAAATAGTGATTTTCTGGAAATGTCGCTTATTGCCTCGACTTTTTCGCGAAATTTGTCTTCTACAGACTCCGGTGGGACCTTATTTAAAACTCCTGCgagtattttaattttctctaaGCTCCGCTTCCTCTAACAATGCGGCACACGATCGgtgaaaaattctgaaattgatCAAGGGGAGCTAAAAGAAACGGTTTacagaaactttaaaaaaagcaattaaaggtAAAAACGATAGCAGGtgtttttttgtggaaaaacaaaaaataaaacagttgagATTCGAAACTAACTAACAGTAATGTACATTTTTCACAATCAAGGTAAACGAAAATTGAACAAGAAAAGGACAGCAAGAACATACTTGACAGAGGATACTTGTACAAAACGACATAGAGACATTCTAGAAAAAGTTGACTCATTGGCGCGAAACTTATCGTAATATGCCAATGTTGCGCGGAGATTGGAAACTAGGAAAAGGCTAAAAGACGTTGCAACAAGACCCATTATGAACCTTGGTCAATTCTAGTTACAATTACTTTATGCATACTAGCAGGAGACACATACAGCCGTCGGATGcctaattttttaattgcttttatttACAACTTATAGGTACATGTATATTACTACAAAATCAGTATAACTGCTTAGAGCGGACATAGCATAACAAGATGACAAGACTCGGAATATTTACTCTGCCCAACTCTTGTAGTTAACAAGTACCATTAAACATTTGTCTTCTTAAGGAAAAAAGTACCACtcgaaaaacacaaattttatatAATACAATATGAAAAGGTGCATCTAAATCTTTCAACTGGCAAACCTACAGCTTTTTCTTTGACTCGCTCGGGTTTTTGAAATGTCAGCCAGGTCGACGAACGATCAACAGTTAGTTTTTCAACGAAAACTCGTGGGAGCAAACCCTATTCTGTTGTATCTATACCAAAAATTGTCCTAAAATATCAACAGTTTATCATAATTGCTGCTATATCGTGGCTACAAAAAATTTTCGGAAGAGATAACTAAGGGTTAAATGAAGCAAGTAATAGTGAGTAACTCGACTTTAAGTAAACTGAATCTAATGCCGATCACTAAAATCGCCTTTTCTCTGAGGGTGTTTATCCTATACGTGCCAAATCCTACCATAACCAAGAGAACTTCACCTCATGGTCTTTTGATGTAACTTTTAGTGAATTACAACtgcaaaaatgtaaaattgaaaCTGTTGTCATGATTTGCATAGCAAGAAACTAACCTTGTGATTTGAAAGCGTTTTTACGCTGATCCTTGAGAAGAATTTCGAAAACCGTGAATATCCTTAGATCAGTCTTGTGAGCTCAATTTTTATTCCTCATactcaatatatatttttgtatctGGTACGATTACACATGTATGTCTAAAATTAAAAGCAACACACCGTATGGTTGTAAATAAGTGTCTAAAGTATGCCCATTTTTTCCCCTGTGCCTTACTTTGTATTTAATATTTGTATTTCAGTACTATGAGTAATACAAATTCATTATTGGCCTCCTAAATTCTAACCTCGTTTTCGATAAAATCTCAATTGACTCAATTGTTATTCCTATATTGGTTTTCTTAAGTACCATTTCCCCTCTCTACAAAGAGACGAGAACTGCAAATCTATTAAAAACGGAAGTTCAAATTTCAACTTGAATACAATATTAGGAATACTGCTGAACAAAAgtaaaacctgttttttttctcgtgtcGGATGTTGCTGTgtacatattttattttactagAGTAACGAACAAAGACCACCCAAAAAATTACCAGAGAAGTACAGTgcaaattttatctttgctttcACCATACTATACTCCTCCTGCAAATCACTAATAAGAGACCGTTGGAGGAGAATCCGACGAAGGAAACCTTATGCGCATTTAAGATTTACACAGAAAGTCGAGGTACACAACAGCGGTGTTCATACTTGCCTTATCTACCGCAGTTGCTTTTATTTCAGTTCCTCCGAAGAAGACGCTTAACTCGATATCGCGATTCTTTCCAAGTGAAGTGTTAGGCGATTCGACGGACAAATTTCCTATACTGGGTCCGACAGAGTGGTCTGTTGTGTATTTGACATTTACATCAGTAGAAGTGTAAAACCGAATCATTGCATTCTTTTGATCGGGGTATAAGGGGTGTCGAGTGAAACACCTCTTCTCTCCTACTTTTACACTCTCATTTTCCTTTACAATGATCTCAAAGATATCGTTGCACTTTTCTTCACCCAGAACGATAAACTTCTTCTTTGGGTCGTCTGTCTTGGGATTAAAGGATCTGATTCCGCCAAAACCATACGTCGTAGCCATAATTCTGGAAGAGATCACCTCAGGCTTCTGGCCAAACATGGTTGCGCCTTGAACAACTGCAATACCAGCGTAGTTGGGAATTAATATTGGAAATCTCATGTTAAATGCCGTCTTCATGGCTTCCTGCAGAATTACTGACTCAGCAAAACCACCAACCATGAAGAGGCAAGTCAGGTTCTGCAGTTCAGGTTTTCTCAACAGTCCTTCTAAGTGGCCAACAATTCCAGAAACTACTGGATAAAAAAGGCTCTTCATCGCAGTGGGCCCCAAGCAGATAAACTCATCGTTGTATATTTCTACATCCCTAATGTTGCAAGACATTGCAAGGCGTCCGGCCACATCAGACTTTCCGGGTTTATACACCTGGTTAAGGAAGCTACGGGGGAGAGTTATTCGAGTGGGCTTGCCGTCAAAAGCTCGCCTTCcccttttcttcatttcaaattCATTCATCATGCGCAGCCAGTCTGCCGGATAATCGGTGCGGAATTTCCTGATGGTTGCCCTTTCGAAAAGATTTCCAAGTAAGTGCTCAAACTTTTGGTCAACGTAAATACCACCGAAAGGACCCCCACTCACTTGGTGAACTTCTTTGATACTGCCGTCAGTGAGGACCTCATGAACCGTAACATCTAGCGTCCCGCCTAATGAATGTAAAGATTGAACATTTTTTTACCAAACTAGTAAATACgtaaacaaaacagacaaatgGATAACAACTGCAACTATGTGGTCAACCCCTTTTACTGAAACTCTTCATTTCCATATCACATCAGCTATTTTGGACACTATCCACTCGGAAATAGAGTAAATTTTATCCATTATGATAGTCACTACGACACATGAAAGATCAAAAGAACGATCTAAGTAAAACTTTGCCTTAGCGACATCAACGAAACCGTGAAGAAGACATCGTCTTGGGACTGAGATCCACGatcctaaaacaaaacaacagggGAGCCGTTCTGCATCAGACTCCCAGGGGAACAACTCAGCAAAACAGCGGGCATGAAGAAGGCGGCATACATATCCGTTCAAAACTCATAAAAGCCCTTCTGGTTACAGTATCTGTACTGATCTTTAGGGTGTGGTTTGTGCGTATGTTTTTCCCCTTCTCCCCCTTTTTTCAACGAAGTCgaagttgaaattttaaaatgttcaatttcTGCCAGTGACGCGTAAAATCGAGTTCACATGCACCACGAAAAGAGTCCTGAGGTTGGAGTTTTGTAAAACTTTCAGAAACCTAACCCATGTGGCGAGAAAAACTAACAAACCGCACTTAAGCAAAAACAGCAAGATGTCTTATCACAGAAAACCGTACAAgtttataaatgaaaata encodes:
- the LOC131770189 gene encoding heat shock 70 kDa protein 12A, with product MAPTSKYVAVVAIDFGTTYSGFSFSFYGNRGEGGIHMNREWGNEEGRSTLKTPTSILLSPKLEFDSFGYEADDKYVHLKNGVDKEYYYLKHFKMELHKSKTLDRNTKLVAANGKQIDAMIVFSLSIKYMKDEAIKTIRQRTGNASYDAKDIQWVLTVPAIWCPGAKQFMREAACTAGITSENTKEQLIIALEPEGGAIFCQKRSLRDFSDQKGDASISDVFTRPGHSYAMVDIGGGTLDVTVHEVLTDGSIKEVHQVSGGPFGGIYVDQKFEHLLGNLFERATIRKFRTDYPADWLRMMNEFEMKKRGRRAFDGKPTRITLPRSFLNQVYKPGKSDVAGRLAMSCNIRDVEIYNDEFICLGPTAMKSLFYPVVSGIVGHLEGLLRKPELQNLTCLFMVGGFAESVILQEAMKTAFNMRFPILIPNYAGIAVVQGATMFGQKPEVISSRIMATTYGFGGIRSFNPKTDDPKKKFIVLGEEKCNDIFEIIVKENESVKVGEKRCFTRHPLYPDQKNAMIRFYTSTDVNVKYTTDHSVGPSIGNLSVESPNTSLGKNRDIELSVFFGGTEIKATAVDKASMNTAVVYLDFLCKS